CTGGAAGAACGTGGCCTCATAGAAGGCTATAAAGCGATTCTTAATAGCAAGAAATTCCATTTTGATATAACAGCCTTTATTTTTGTTCAGGTCGATGGTTCTGAGAACTATAAAGCTTTTGTTGAAAAAGCCGCAGAAGAGAGAGAAGTTTTAGAATGCCACTCAATTACCGGCGACGGTTCGCACTTCCTCAAAGTGCGAACAAAGAACACGGGTTCCTTTGAAAGTCTCCTTTCCAGAATTCAAGCCTGGGAAGGTGTCAGTAAAACCCGCTCAAACCTTGTCTTATCCAGCTTTAAGGAAACAAGATCGCTACCTGTCGAGCATGCTGTTGAGCTTATAAAGCAATAGAACAGCTCCAATTTACCCACATATTTCATTTACTTACTAGAGCAGGAATCGTTAACTTACGTCATTCTGACAGTATGTAATTCTAAAGGTATCAGTGATATCAATGCAGCTTGCCTGACAATCAGCTGATACTTAATTCTATTTTTTATATGGATCGCGAAGTATTTCAAGAACAGTTTGGTTTGCTTGGCAGCTCTGAAGCCATGCGACAGGTTATCGATAAGATTATGCAAGTCGCTAAAACCGATATCACCGTAACTTTACAAGGTGAGAGTGGAGTAGGTAAAGATGTGACAGCAAGGGCTATTCATTCCATGAGTGACCGCAGCCGAAACAACCTTGTTATTGTAAACTGCGGGGCTATCCCTGAAGGTATTATTGAAAGTGAATTATTCGGACATGAGAAAGGTGCTTTTACCGGAGCTGAGACCTCCCGTGAAGGCTACTTTGAGAAAGCTAACGGCGGTACCATTTTCCTTGATGAAATCGGAGACACTCCCAAAAATGTTCAGGTGAAATTGCTTCGGGTACTCGAAAACGGGGAGTTTTTCAGAGTAGGATCAAGCAAAGTGCAAACAACGGATGTACGAGTCATCGCTGCCACTAATCAGAATCTCTGGCAAA
The genomic region above belongs to Gracilimonas sp. and contains:
- a CDS encoding Lrp/AsnC family transcriptional regulator; amino-acid sequence: MSHLLDDTDLAILNHLQEHGRAQRNTIAELVNLSVPSVSERMKKLEERGLIEGYKAILNSKKFHFDITAFIFVQVDGSENYKAFVEKAAEEREVLECHSITGDGSHFLKVRTKNTGSFESLLSRIQAWEGVSKTRSNLVLSSFKETRSLPVEHAVELIKQ